A single uncultured Cohaesibacter sp. DNA region contains:
- a CDS encoding YbhB/YbcL family Raf kinase inhibitor-like protein, giving the protein MKLTSPDFKDGDPLPGKSVSKGLGGEDLSPVLQWSGVPAEAKSLALTCYDPDAPTGSGFWHWIIVNLPVSESGEISSATLPAIAKSTPNDAGTDNFTGAYPPSDDPAHRYIFTLHALSLEEIDPSGMTGAYVRFNIMRNQIDSASITGHFKNEG; this is encoded by the coding sequence ATGAAACTGACAAGCCCCGATTTCAAAGACGGTGATCCGCTTCCCGGCAAATCCGTATCCAAGGGACTGGGCGGCGAAGACCTGTCCCCCGTTCTGCAATGGTCGGGGGTCCCGGCCGAAGCGAAAAGCCTTGCCCTGACCTGCTATGACCCAGATGCACCGACGGGCTCGGGTTTCTGGCACTGGATCATCGTCAATCTGCCCGTTAGCGAGAGTGGAGAGATCTCCAGCGCGACCCTGCCTGCAATCGCCAAGAGCACGCCGAATGATGCCGGCACGGACAATTTCACCGGTGCCTACCCGCCGTCCGATGATCCTGCCCACCGCTACATCTTTACCCTTCATGCCCTCAGTCTTGAAGAAATCGATCCTTCGGGCATGACTGGGGCCTATGTTCGGTTCAATATCATGCGCAATCAGATTGATTCCGCGAGCATTACCGGTCATTTTAAGAACGAAGGTTAG
- the ugpC gene encoding sn-glycerol-3-phosphate ABC transporter ATP-binding protein UgpC codes for MASLKLTNIEKAYGATKVLKNINLDIDQGEFIVFVGPSGCGKSTLLRMIAGLESITGGELLIDGQRMNEVPPSKRGIAMVFQTYALYPHMTVFDNMAFGMKIAKAKKDEIKDRVLKAADILQLTPYLERLPKALSGGQRQRVAIGRAIVRNPKVFLFDEPLSNLDAALRVATRIEIAQLNESMPDTTMIYVTHDQVEAMTLADRIVVLSTRGVIEQCGAPMELYQNPKNVFVAQFIGSPAMNIYDCKVIETGDQTRVAFNETGHNFTVDVKSAAEFKGKPAKFGVRPEDLRIAEEGDEVLYSCEARIVEKLGEVTLLYLEPPQAGDEALIAKIPGNHDFNRGDVVSLTADIEKRHLFTEDEQSFRWLGVEG; via the coding sequence ATGGCAAGCCTGAAGCTCACCAATATTGAAAAGGCCTATGGCGCTACCAAGGTTCTCAAGAACATCAATCTGGACATCGACCAAGGCGAATTCATCGTCTTTGTCGGGCCTTCAGGATGTGGCAAGTCGACCCTTCTGCGCATGATTGCTGGCCTTGAGAGCATCACCGGTGGTGAGCTTCTCATCGACGGTCAGCGGATGAATGAAGTCCCGCCGTCCAAACGCGGCATCGCCATGGTCTTCCAGACCTACGCGCTCTATCCGCACATGACGGTCTTTGACAACATGGCCTTCGGCATGAAGATCGCCAAGGCCAAGAAGGATGAGATCAAGGACCGGGTTCTCAAGGCTGCAGACATCCTGCAGCTCACCCCCTACCTTGAGCGTCTGCCAAAGGCTCTGTCCGGTGGTCAGCGCCAGCGTGTGGCCATCGGCCGTGCGATCGTGCGCAACCCCAAGGTCTTCCTGTTCGACGAGCCCCTGTCCAACCTTGATGCGGCCTTGCGCGTTGCGACCCGCATCGAGATTGCCCAGCTCAACGAGAGCATGCCTGATACCACGATGATCTATGTGACCCACGACCAGGTCGAGGCCATGACACTTGCCGATCGCATCGTCGTGCTCTCCACTCGTGGGGTGATCGAGCAATGTGGCGCTCCCATGGAGCTCTATCAGAACCCGAAAAACGTCTTTGTTGCCCAGTTCATCGGCTCGCCTGCTATGAACATCTATGACTGCAAGGTCATCGAAACCGGCGATCAGACCCGTGTCGCCTTCAATGAGACTGGACATAACTTCACCGTCGACGTGAAAAGCGCTGCCGAATTCAAGGGCAAACCCGCCAAATTCGGCGTTCGTCCGGAAGATCTGCGCATTGCAGAGGAGGGCGACGAGGTTCTCTATTCCTGCGAGGCACGGATTGTCGAGAAACTCGGCGAAGTCACGCTGCTCTATCTTGAGCCGCCACAGGCCGGTGATGAAGCCCTCATTGCCAAGATCCCCGGCAATCATGACTTCAACCGCGGCGACGTTGTCAGCCTGACCGCAGACATCGAAAAGCGTCACCTCTTCACCGAGGACGAGCAGTCCTTCCGTTGGTTGGGTGTTGAAGGCTAG
- a CDS encoding alpha-glucosidase, with product MLETAIDKEWWRGAVIYQIYPRSYQDSNADGIGDLNGITSRLPYIASLGVDAIWISPFFTSPMDDFGYDVSDYCNVDPMFGSLADFEKLVSAAHYLGLKVMIDLVLSHTSDRHPWFVESRKDQTNHKSDWYVWADAKPDGTVPNNWLSIFGGSSWQWDSRRKQYYLHNFLKSQPDLNFHNPDVQDALLDATRFWLDKGVDGFRLDTINFYFHSESLKDNPALPPEKQSYNTAPSVNPYTYQSHLYDKSQPENLDFLRRFRALLDEYPAAAAVGEVGDDERGLQILADYTSGGDKMHMCYAFDFLGGNAPTPNKVFTAFNALESEAPDAWACWAFSNHDVVRYTSRWQVAPDLQDTANRLHIALLLSMRGSACLYQGEELGLKEAYVPYEDLQDPYGIEFWPDYPGRDGCRTPMVWDSNSTYAGFSEVRPWLPIPEDHMFSAVATAEQNVTSLLNHYRAVLAFRKVHPAMRKGTIEFDRTDGDVLTFVRSYEDDHVFCAFNLSPETREIPFDSSVIKPLDHKLDFYSEVDNDLLRLPAYGVYFGSYKKS from the coding sequence ATGCTCGAAACAGCAATTGACAAGGAATGGTGGCGCGGTGCGGTGATCTATCAGATCTACCCGCGATCCTATCAAGACAGCAACGCCGATGGCATTGGTGACTTGAATGGTATCACGAGCCGTTTGCCCTACATTGCCTCTCTGGGTGTCGATGCGATCTGGATTTCGCCCTTCTTCACCTCGCCGATGGATGATTTCGGCTATGACGTCTCGGATTATTGCAACGTCGATCCGATGTTCGGTTCGCTCGCCGATTTTGAGAAGCTGGTCTCGGCTGCTCATTATCTCGGCCTGAAGGTCATGATCGACCTTGTGCTCTCCCACACGTCGGATCGCCATCCCTGGTTCGTCGAGAGTCGCAAGGACCAGACCAACCACAAGTCCGACTGGTATGTCTGGGCCGATGCCAAACCCGACGGAACGGTTCCCAACAACTGGCTCTCCATCTTCGGTGGATCGTCCTGGCAGTGGGATAGCCGCCGCAAGCAGTATTATCTGCATAACTTCCTGAAGTCACAGCCGGATCTAAACTTCCACAATCCGGACGTTCAGGACGCGCTGCTCGATGCGACCCGTTTCTGGCTCGACAAGGGCGTAGATGGCTTCCGGCTTGATACCATCAACTTCTACTTCCACAGTGAAAGCCTGAAGGACAACCCTGCACTTCCACCCGAGAAGCAGAGCTACAACACCGCACCAAGCGTCAACCCCTACACTTATCAATCTCACCTCTATGACAAGAGCCAGCCGGAGAACCTCGATTTCCTCAGGCGCTTCCGGGCTCTGCTTGACGAATACCCAGCCGCTGCTGCCGTCGGTGAGGTGGGGGATGATGAACGCGGTCTGCAGATCCTTGCCGATTACACCTCGGGTGGCGACAAGATGCACATGTGCTACGCCTTCGATTTTCTGGGCGGCAATGCACCGACCCCCAATAAGGTCTTCACGGCCTTTAACGCTCTCGAATCCGAAGCCCCCGATGCATGGGCCTGCTGGGCCTTCTCCAACCACGACGTGGTGCGCTACACCTCGCGTTGGCAGGTCGCTCCCGACCTTCAGGATACGGCGAACCGCCTGCACATCGCCCTTCTTCTTTCCATGCGTGGCTCCGCCTGCCTTTATCAGGGCGAAGAACTCGGACTGAAGGAAGCCTATGTGCCCTATGAGGACCTGCAGGATCCCTATGGCATCGAATTCTGGCCGGACTATCCGGGGCGTGACGGCTGCCGCACACCGATGGTCTGGGATTCGAACAGCACATATGCCGGTTTCTCGGAAGTCAGACCATGGCTGCCGATCCCGGAAGATCACATGTTCTCAGCTGTGGCCACCGCCGAGCAGAATGTAACCTCTCTGCTCAATCACTATCGGGCAGTGTTGGCCTTCCGCAAGGTTCATCCAGCCATGCGTAAGGGGACAATCGAGTTTGATCGCACCGATGGTGACGTTCTGACCTTCGTTCGGTCCTATGAGGATGACCACGTTTTCTGCGCCTTCAACCTGTCGCCAGAAACGCGCGAAATTCCGTTCGACTCTTCTGTCATCAAGCCGCTTGACCACAAGCTGGATTTCTACTCCGAAGTGGACAATGACCTGTTGAGGTTGCCTGCCTACGGGGTCTACTTCGGTTCCTATAAAAAGTCATGA
- a CDS encoding bile acid:sodium symporter family protein, producing the protein MNTPLIPIGLALIMMTVGLSVRLQDFRALLHQLRAVTAGIVAQILFLPAIAFAVALITKLDTVYAIGLIILASAPGGITSNLLTVLARGKTALSISLTIITNLLAFITIPTALSVAFLVFQGSTAGGPSSSELYSLPFGETAMKVLAISALPLAIGMLFGHFLPNLSKRIEGPAKFVASAIFAAIVFTSFYSEWGNITAHWSTVGPAVILLNILAIGSALLFSHLFRLTSQQALTVAIECGLQNVALALVIAQFMGDGQFMVPSSIYALVMNVSVLILIAIGNKMSGDEKEAINKG; encoded by the coding sequence GTGAACACCCCCCTCATCCCAATTGGTCTGGCCCTCATCATGATGACTGTGGGCCTGTCTGTCCGCCTTCAGGATTTCCGGGCCCTGCTGCATCAATTGCGTGCCGTGACTGCTGGCATCGTTGCCCAGATCCTGTTTTTACCCGCGATTGCTTTCGCTGTGGCGCTGATTACCAAGCTCGACACGGTCTATGCCATCGGGCTGATCATTCTGGCCTCTGCGCCCGGCGGCATCACGTCAAACCTTCTCACCGTGCTCGCGCGCGGCAAGACGGCGCTGTCGATTTCGCTGACCATCATCACCAACTTGCTCGCCTTCATCACGATCCCGACGGCATTGTCGGTTGCCTTTCTCGTGTTTCAGGGGTCGACGGCTGGTGGTCCTAGCAGCAGTGAACTCTATTCCCTGCCCTTTGGCGAAACTGCAATGAAAGTTTTGGCGATTTCCGCGCTGCCACTGGCTATTGGCATGCTCTTCGGGCATTTCCTGCCCAATCTGTCCAAACGCATCGAAGGCCCGGCCAAGTTCGTTGCTTCGGCGATTTTTGCCGCCATTGTCTTCACCAGCTTCTATAGTGAGTGGGGTAACATCACGGCTCACTGGAGCACGGTCGGACCGGCAGTGATCCTGCTCAACATTCTGGCCATCGGATCGGCTCTTCTCTTCAGCCACCTGTTCCGCCTGACAAGTCAGCAGGCTCTGACCGTTGCCATCGAATGTGGCCTGCAGAATGTCGCTCTGGCGCTCGTCATCGCCCAATTCATGGGTGACGGTCAATTCATGGTGCCCTCTTCGATCTATGCGCTCGTCATGAACGTGTCGGTGCTGATCCTCATCGCGATTGGCAACAAGATGTCGGGCGACGAGAAGGAAGCCATCAACAAAGGCTGA
- the menA gene encoding 1,4-dihydroxy-2-naphthoate octaprenyltransferase, with amino-acid sequence MSPPVNVGKGFFVGALLTMAGQNLGERSKLTIWIMAMRPKTLILSIAPVILAGLLAFEGLHPVDWWVFPIILVSATSIQIATNLWNDAADAKSGLDQASERLGPPRMSSLGLLSVNRVRMAAVLFLALSALCGLYLVIYGGWPILLIGIVGIVCAFGYSSGPYPISGSPFGEIFVIVFFGIMSVMGSYFLLTGEWTQLSFWSGVYIGFPAAAVLTVNNHRDRVGDKEGGRRTLAILLGPERTKQLYAVLILVSCVGLIHISNLLTHGVLNLASLLITFAIMLFALLVPIRKMFLAATPIEHIKNLMRTSMFQFVWIIAFFAIQMFS; translated from the coding sequence ATGTCGCCCCCTGTCAATGTTGGCAAGGGCTTTTTTGTTGGAGCGCTGTTGACTATGGCAGGACAGAATCTCGGTGAACGGAGCAAGCTGACCATTTGGATTATGGCCATGCGCCCCAAGACGCTGATCCTGTCGATTGCACCGGTGATCCTTGCCGGGCTGCTGGCTTTTGAAGGTCTGCATCCTGTCGACTGGTGGGTGTTTCCCATCATCCTTGTGTCCGCTACATCGATTCAGATCGCAACTAATCTCTGGAACGATGCTGCCGACGCAAAGTCGGGCCTTGATCAGGCCAGCGAACGGCTCGGGCCTCCGCGGATGTCTAGTCTGGGCCTTCTGTCAGTGAACCGGGTGCGGATGGCAGCAGTGCTGTTTCTCGCCCTGTCGGCTCTCTGCGGCCTCTATCTCGTCATCTATGGTGGCTGGCCGATCCTGTTGATCGGCATCGTCGGCATCGTCTGTGCGTTCGGTTATTCCTCGGGCCCCTACCCGATCTCAGGGTCTCCGTTCGGCGAAATCTTCGTCATCGTGTTTTTCGGAATCATGTCGGTCATGGGCAGTTACTTTCTTTTGACCGGAGAATGGACCCAGCTGAGTTTCTGGTCCGGGGTCTATATCGGCTTTCCGGCTGCGGCTGTGCTCACTGTCAACAATCACCGAGACCGGGTTGGCGACAAGGAAGGCGGGCGGCGTACCCTCGCCATTCTGCTCGGGCCTGAAAGAACCAAGCAGCTCTACGCGGTGTTGATCCTCGTCAGCTGTGTCGGGTTGATCCATATCTCCAACCTGCTGACACATGGCGTGCTCAATCTTGCCAGCCTGCTGATCACCTTTGCGATCATGCTCTTTGCGCTACTCGTCCCCATCCGCAAGATGTTTCTGGCCGCCACTCCGATAGAGCATATCAAGAACCTGATGCGCACTTCGATGTTCCAGTTTGTCTGGATCATCGCCTTCTTTGCCATTCAGATGTTCAGCTAA
- a CDS encoding response regulator transcription factor has protein sequence MRIILADDHPLYRSGLKQLLEQLFEDVSVDEAGDSAALETLLAKTPGPDLIITDLIFPGFDYMRDLKRLRRTFSLCPIIAVSMMNDPGEIEQIMELGVNGFISKSVPSNLVLTAIQNVMEGHIEVRISDTAMNMDQAMPQHLSLEDLTPRQIEILKLLRHGLSNKEIARELGLSPFTVRSHVSALMKNLGVSNRAAASAIAASYCLN, from the coding sequence ATGAGGATCATTCTTGCTGATGACCACCCACTCTACCGTTCAGGGCTGAAACAGCTTCTTGAGCAGTTGTTTGAGGATGTGTCCGTGGATGAGGCCGGAGACAGTGCGGCGCTTGAAACCCTGCTAGCCAAGACACCCGGTCCTGATCTCATCATTACCGATCTGATTTTTCCCGGCTTTGACTATATGCGTGATCTCAAGCGTCTGCGCCGGACCTTCTCGCTTTGCCCGATCATTGCCGTTTCCATGATGAACGATCCCGGCGAAATCGAGCAGATCATGGAGCTGGGCGTGAACGGCTTCATCTCCAAGTCCGTCCCGTCCAATCTGGTCCTTACCGCCATTCAGAATGTCATGGAAGGCCACATCGAGGTGCGTATCAGCGATACGGCGATGAACATGGATCAGGCGATGCCGCAGCATCTCTCGCTCGAGGACCTGACCCCGCGCCAGATCGAAATTCTCAAACTGTTGCGCCACGGACTGTCGAACAAGGAAATCGCCAGAGAATTGGGACTTTCCCCCTTCACGGTGCGCAGCCATGTCTCCGCCCTGATGAAGAATCTGGGCGTTTCCAACCGGGCAGCGGCCTCGGCCATTGCCGCCAGCTATTGCCTGAACTGA
- a CDS encoding hybrid sensor histidine kinase/response regulator, which translates to MPFGQVVDGGKKMVVFERAKTVIAAQEVARPELTPTIQDEDRKGLLSGFLAPLSKETVGEHVNAFLKTPNSIYSGHIASAAVLLYIAHQNPVVPLWFLILWGILELVSYPLLMELWRRSYLRKTKAEQRPYVWIRLMDLLSFVVGASWGTMLFWSLNPQNAAHFAIQMSIAAGATAAAIRSLAIFPRSFVLYALPLLGLLASRLMLLGGEFILLGGLVLIFLSMLLRSGDDVLQSVRQYIAISNENLDLAQRYRDAADEAEHANREKTRLLAAASHDLRQPIHAIGLYLEALPIDRMEKQSRDTLKRIRNSLESLSKLFNSLLDVSLLDSGKIQVRSGLFDLRDMLNHVLDDYEPLAEIAHVTLTMEAPQVGVEGDAILIRRMVQNLVSNAIRHSDGGSVQINAVREGATIAISVIDDGPGIPAEHQAIIFEEFTRISRRTASRSTSLDSVEKQDRGLGLGLAIVRRLADLQGFELDLISGPEGTRVVIKGLTAAEFKPSANTDTNPSERMTAPFKDKRLLVVDDDAETLEATANLLSQWGCDVVCASDRVQIERIKGPFDLLISDYSFGADYTGVEIVGFARERFGSRLPALIISGESSELVQKRVEASNLLLIHKPVRPVQLRSAMLNAFLKSDDGKQMMS; encoded by the coding sequence ATGCCATTCGGGCAAGTGGTGGATGGGGGCAAGAAGATGGTGGTCTTTGAACGAGCAAAAACGGTCATCGCGGCGCAAGAGGTGGCGAGGCCTGAACTGACGCCGACGATTCAGGATGAAGATCGCAAGGGATTGTTGAGTGGTTTCCTTGCGCCCTTGTCGAAAGAGACGGTCGGCGAGCATGTCAACGCCTTCCTCAAGACGCCGAATTCGATCTACAGCGGGCACATCGCAAGCGCTGCAGTGCTGCTTTACATCGCTCATCAAAATCCGGTCGTACCACTCTGGTTCCTCATCCTTTGGGGCATTCTGGAACTCGTCTCCTATCCCCTGCTGATGGAGCTCTGGCGTCGCAGTTATCTGCGCAAGACCAAAGCAGAGCAACGCCCCTACGTCTGGATCCGGCTCATGGACCTTTTGAGCTTTGTCGTCGGCGCTAGCTGGGGCACCATGCTGTTCTGGAGCCTGAACCCTCAGAATGCAGCCCATTTCGCAATTCAGATGTCGATAGCCGCCGGCGCTACCGCTGCCGCCATTCGGTCTCTTGCCATCTTCCCGCGCTCCTTTGTGCTCTATGCTCTCCCTCTCCTTGGTCTGCTCGCAAGTCGGTTGATGCTGCTCGGGGGCGAATTCATCCTTCTGGGCGGTCTGGTCTTGATCTTTTTGTCGATGCTGCTGCGGTCGGGCGATGACGTGCTGCAATCGGTCCGTCAATATATCGCGATCAGCAACGAGAATCTCGATCTTGCCCAGCGTTATAGAGATGCCGCTGACGAGGCGGAGCATGCCAACCGCGAGAAGACCCGGCTCCTTGCCGCCGCCAGTCATGATCTGAGGCAGCCGATCCATGCCATCGGGCTATATCTCGAAGCATTGCCCATTGACCGGATGGAAAAGCAGAGCCGGGATACCCTCAAACGCATTCGCAATTCCCTTGAAAGCCTGTCCAAACTTTTCAACTCGCTGCTTGATGTCAGCCTCCTCGACAGCGGCAAGATTCAGGTTCGTTCCGGGCTGTTCGATCTGCGCGACATGCTCAACCATGTCCTCGATGATTACGAACCTCTCGCCGAGATCGCACATGTGACCCTGACCATGGAAGCCCCGCAGGTCGGGGTTGAGGGAGATGCCATCCTCATCCGCCGCATGGTGCAGAATCTGGTGTCCAACGCTATCCGCCATTCCGACGGTGGATCGGTTCAGATCAATGCCGTGAGGGAGGGGGCGACCATCGCCATCTCGGTCATTGATGACGGTCCGGGCATTCCCGCCGAACATCAGGCGATCATTTTCGAGGAATTCACCCGGATCTCACGGCGAACCGCTTCGCGGTCAACGTCTCTTGATAGCGTCGAGAAGCAGGATCGCGGGCTCGGGCTCGGGCTCGCCATCGTGCGCAGACTGGCCGATCTGCAGGGATTCGAGCTTGATCTGATCTCAGGGCCGGAAGGGACCCGTGTCGTGATCAAGGGATTGACGGCTGCCGAATTCAAGCCGTCGGCCAACACAGATACCAATCCGTCCGAGCGCATGACAGCGCCGTTCAAGGACAAGAGGTTGCTTGTCGTTGATGACGATGCCGAAACGCTTGAAGCGACGGCCAATCTGCTTTCGCAATGGGGGTGCGATGTGGTCTGTGCGAGTGACCGCGTGCAGATTGAGCGGATCAAGGGACCGTTTGATCTCCTGATCAGCGACTATTCTTTCGGAGCGGATTACACCGGTGTCGAGATTGTCGGCTTTGCCAGAGAGCGGTTTGGCTCCCGGCTTCCTGCGCTCATCATTTCGGGGGAATCCTCCGAACTGGTGCAAAAGCGAGTGGAAGCCTCCAATCTTTTGCTCATTCACAAGCCAGTACGGCCCGTTCAACTCCGCTCTGCGATGCTGAACGCCTTCCTCAAGTCCGATGATGGCAAGCAGATGATGTCCTGA
- a CDS encoding CbiX/SirB N-terminal domain-containing protein, which yields MSITDPTHAVLIVAHGERGGRCNNARLMELADEVRDRLGDIEVVAGVLRGTPSIADAWASLKAPNRFIYPFFMADGYFCNRILPKKVSEAIGEEDAPFTMLPPFGVSDDLADGVARALLAEIDQLGRSGTKPPILIAAHGASIDKQSSTRARELAAQLDQTGQFGPITCGFLDEAPHLEDMISSIEPGSLVLPHFNGLGSHSVDDMAELSSKAPEGCHFVTPVGGQSWVGKVMTADIEKALRWSEIAEAAE from the coding sequence ATGAGCATCACTGACCCGACCCATGCAGTTCTGATCGTCGCCCACGGCGAACGCGGTGGCCGTTGCAACAATGCTCGCCTCATGGAGCTGGCAGATGAAGTGCGGGATCGGCTCGGAGATATCGAGGTGGTCGCTGGCGTGTTGCGCGGCACTCCGAGCATCGCCGACGCATGGGCCTCCCTCAAGGCACCCAACCGTTTCATCTACCCGTTCTTCATGGCCGATGGGTATTTCTGCAATAGGATCCTGCCCAAAAAGGTCAGCGAAGCAATCGGCGAAGAGGATGCTCCCTTCACCATGCTGCCGCCGTTTGGAGTATCGGACGACCTCGCGGACGGTGTGGCTCGGGCTCTTCTGGCCGAAATCGATCAACTTGGGCGCTCAGGAACCAAACCGCCCATTCTGATTGCGGCGCACGGTGCCTCCATCGACAAGCAATCAAGCACGCGAGCGCGGGAACTGGCAGCTCAGCTTGACCAGACAGGACAGTTTGGCCCAATCACCTGCGGCTTTCTTGATGAAGCACCGCATCTTGAGGACATGATTTCTTCAATCGAGCCGGGATCATTGGTTCTTCCCCATTTCAATGGGCTCGGGTCGCACTCTGTCGACGATATGGCGGAGCTATCAAGCAAGGCTCCTGAAGGATGCCACTTTGTGACGCCGGTGGGCGGTCAGTCCTGGGTCGGGAAAGTGATGACGGCAGACATCGAAAAAGCCCTGAGATGGTCCGAAATCGCCGAAGCAGCAGAATAG
- a CDS encoding copper chaperone PCu(A)C, with translation MKKLIIASAILVSTCSLGFAAEFKLGALTISDPFARATAGQATAGGGFFTVMNDGAEDRLIAAHADVAATTELHTHIHEGDVMKMRQVDAIDVPANGSVELKPGGYHVMLMGLKAPLKQGETFPLHLTFEKAGELTIDVEVGGVGAKMAPTMDHSKMKMDKQ, from the coding sequence ATGAAGAAGCTGATCATCGCCTCCGCCATCCTCGTTTCCACCTGTTCGCTTGGCTTCGCCGCCGAGTTCAAGCTTGGCGCGCTGACCATTTCCGATCCCTTCGCGCGGGCAACCGCCGGGCAAGCAACTGCGGGTGGCGGCTTCTTTACCGTCATGAATGATGGAGCGGAAGATCGCCTCATCGCTGCTCATGCGGACGTTGCCGCCACGACAGAGCTTCACACTCACATTCACGAAGGGGACGTCATGAAGATGCGTCAGGTGGATGCCATCGATGTGCCCGCAAATGGCTCGGTTGAGCTGAAGCCCGGCGGCTATCACGTCATGCTCATGGGCCTCAAGGCACCGCTGAAGCAGGGCGAAACCTTCCCGCTTCACCTCACTTTCGAAAAGGCCGGTGAGCTCACCATTGATGTGGAGGTTGGCGGCGTTGGTGCGAAAATGGCCCCGACCATGGATCATTCGAAGATGAAGATGGACAAGCAATAG
- a CDS encoding DUF4202 domain-containing protein, translating into MSALEAVIEEIDQANARDPRFSEEEGSAPIPVELLYGIRMSKMCEAFAPDADEFVQIAARGQHIERWIIPRDDYPRDKPGYFRWRNELKRHHAKRVSDIMAEHGYDEEAQTIVSGILMKKNLKRDDRTQLVEDLACLVFLQYNAVAFAKGHPPEKVVSIISKTLPKMSTRAHRFANTLPLDAGLVKAIEQAKELLADDFQPISSSKDG; encoded by the coding sequence ATGTCCGCATTGGAAGCCGTCATAGAAGAAATCGATCAGGCCAATGCCAGAGATCCCCGCTTCAGTGAAGAGGAAGGCAGCGCACCCATTCCGGTAGAATTGCTGTATGGCATTCGCATGAGCAAGATGTGCGAGGCCTTCGCCCCGGATGCAGACGAGTTCGTCCAGATCGCCGCCCGTGGCCAACATATCGAGCGCTGGATCATTCCCCGTGACGACTATCCACGTGACAAGCCGGGCTATTTTCGCTGGCGCAACGAGCTCAAGCGACATCATGCCAAGCGAGTCTCAGACATCATGGCAGAGCATGGCTATGATGAGGAAGCCCAGACCATCGTGTCCGGCATTCTGATGAAAAAGAATCTCAAGCGGGATGACCGCACCCAGCTCGTCGAGGATCTCGCCTGTCTCGTCTTTCTGCAGTATAACGCCGTCGCTTTTGCAAAGGGTCACCCGCCTGAAAAGGTGGTTAGCATTATTTCCAAGACCCTGCCGAAAATGAGCACGCGCGCGCACCGCTTTGCCAACACCCTCCCCCTCGATGCCGGGTTAGTCAAAGCCATCGAGCAGGCAAAGGAGTTGCTGGCAGACGATTTTCAACCTATTTCCTCGTCAAAGGACGGTTGA